The Candidatus Zymogenaceae bacterium region GGCTCATCGGCGCGCCCCCCGGCTATGTCGGATACGAGGAGGGCGGATACCTGACCGAGTCCGTCAGACGACGTCCCTACTCGGTGATCCTGTTTGACGAAATCGAAAAGGCCCACCAGGACGTCTTCAACGTGCTGCTCCAAATACTCGACGAGGGCCGCCTGACCGACGGTCAGGGAAGAACCGTCGATTTCAAGAACACGGTCATCATCATGACCAGCAACATCGGGAGCCACCACATCATCGAGCTGGCCCAGTCGCGCCCGGACGAGATGAAGGTCCGGGTGATGGACGAGCTTCGGGCCACATTCCGGCCCGAGTTCCTCAACCGCGTCGACGAGGTCATCTTCTTCAACGGCCTGAGTCTTGAAAACATCAAGGCCATCGTCGGCATCCAGGTGCGACACCTCGAGCGGCTGCTGGGTGAGCGAAAGATCGGCTTTGAGATCACAGAGGCGGCGAGTGAGCTGCTCGCCCGGGAGGGATTCGATCCCCAGTACGGCGCCCGGCCCCTGAAGCGCATCATCCAGAAGGAGGTCCAGAATCCCCTGGCGTCGAAGATACTCAACGGGGAATTCACCGAAGGGGACACCGTGGTGGTGGATGCGAAAAAGGACGGCATCACATTCAGTAAAAGTTAATGAGATCAACGTACACCGGGGGCTTTCGGCCCCCGGTTTTTTATTGCCGCTTTAATTCAATGAGCTTTTCCAGCACCCGGCTTGTGTGATCCGCCACCTTCACCTTTTCCCACACGAACCTCACCACGCCGTCGGGATCGATCAAAAATGTGCTCCGTACCGTGCCGAAGGATTCCTTGCCGTACATCTTCTTCAACTGCCAGACCCCGTATTGCTCGTGCACCCGGCGCTCCGGGTCGCTGAGCAGGATGATGTCGAGATCATGTTTTTGCGCGAAATTCGTGTGGCTTTTGGCCGAATCCCTGCTGACGCCGATGATCACGGCGCCCTGCGAAGCGAAATCCTCCTTCGCCGTCGTGAAGTCCACCGCCTCAAGGGTGCATCCCTGGGTGTTGTCCTTCGGGTAGAAGTAGAGCACCACCCACTTTCCCCTGAAGCTGTCGAGACACACCTCCCTCTCCTCTCCGTCCGGTAGACAGAAATCGGGGGCTTTCTCTCCCGCCTGGATCATGAGACACCTCCCAAAACAGGATACGGTAACAATGAGATATGTTCTTTTTTAAATATACACCGGATTTCATTCCAGCGCCATGATATTAGTCTCCTTCTGCCACCCCGTCGTTGAAAACAGGTTTTTCACCAGATCCAGACCGTTTGCACCCAGTGCAAAAGAGCTCATCAAGATATTGTACACCGACAGTCGCGTTCCACCAAATATACGCAATAATATATATATTCGGTGAATAATTTAACCATATTGAACAATTTCTTGACATTTTAAGCGTATTTATATAGCATTTATGCGGTAATTATTCTAAATGTGCCGCATTTTACACTTAAAGAT contains the following coding sequences:
- a CDS encoding peroxiredoxin produces the protein MIQAGEKAPDFCLPDGEEREVCLDSFRGKWVVLYFYPKDNTQGCTLEAVDFTTAKEDFASQGAVIIGVSRDSAKSHTNFAQKHDLDIILLSDPERRVHEQYGVWQLKKMYGKESFGTVRSTFLIDPDGVVRFVWEKVKVADHTSRVLEKLIELKRQ